The nucleotide window TCCTTTATTACCCATGCGTTTTTCCCACTTCAATTTTAATTCAGGTGTCGCATGAGGAACTAGATACTCCTGTATAACCTGGTTCACCTTTTCTTCACCTACCAGATTATAAGTAGGAAATTTGATGTTCTTTTTGTTTGTGGTTTGGACTACAAGATACTTTAAGCTGGAGCCGCCCCATTTGATATCTTTGATTTCATTGATTGGAACATGATCTTTACGACATATTAACAGTCCAGACTCAATCGTTAATAATGTCTTGCCTGAAAGGATCACACTTATGAGCTTGAGTAAAATGGAGCCTGAAAAAACCAGTCCGATCATTCCGATTACGATACTTAAAAAGCCTCTTACGAAACCGGAATCAGGCGCTACAACAAACAGAACAAAGGCCGAAAGCAAGGTGCCAAATAACGCCGATGACACCATGCAGCCGGCACCGGGATTCGTGTAGAGGATTTCAACCTTTCCTTCTGAAACTTTTATATTATGTTCTTCCATATAAAGCTCACCTTTCACATAAGAAAAGCTTACAGAGCTAATCGCTTTAGCCTGCAAGCTTCTATAAAGTTATGCACCTTTATTGCTCATACGCTTATTCCAGTTCTCCTTAAATTCTGGGGTCGCATATGGAACGACATAATCGTTAATCACCTGGTTCACTTTCTCTTCAGGAACAAGGTTATAAGAAGATAACTTGACGGTCTTTTTATTTGTCGTTTTGATTGCCAGATACTTCAATGAACTGCCAGCCCATTTCATATCTGTGATGTCCTTAATCGCGACTGCCTTGTTTTTCCCTTTAAAATACCCATCCTGAACTGTATATACTGCCTTTCCGGTGAGTATAGCTCTTAACACTTTTATCAACATTGTGCTGATAAACAAGAAGCCAATGCCCCCAATTATCACTCCTATAAATGCTCTTACTACCCCTGATGTAGGAACTATGTAAAATAAGATGAAGAGGGATGCCAAGAACATGATACCGCCACCAGTCAACAGACAGCCTGCCCCTCCGCTGGTGTAAACCACCTCTACTCGATCATCGTAAACTTTTATATTATTCTCTTGCATTTCATTTTCCATATGGCACCTTTTCCAATGACTCTATGATATTTTCTTTGATTAATTGGTCCACTTTACTGCTATCGCACTGGTTCACATAAAAAGCATCCTCATTTTTTTCAATGATCCAGTTATTCTTGCGATCGTTTGTAAATAACACCACATTCTTTGCTACGGGTTCCTTTTGCTCAGTGAACTCCATAAATAGCAGCGTGTTTAACTGAGCATTTGTTGTTTTCAGAGTTTGATAGAATTGCTGTTTTTCCCCCTCCATCACAGGGAGTCCGAAGAGCTTTTGATTATCCTCCAGTGAGTCCAGCATTTGTTCAAACTCAGCCTGACTAAGTTCAAATCCACTTCCACTGCTTTGATGACTTATTCGGTAAAATCCAGATATGATCTCTCCTGCTCTTTCTTCAGATACTATTTCAAAAACATGCACCTGCTCATCATATAGCAGAGAATGCTGGAGGACCATCTTTCCATTGAAATGGAAGGAAACAGACTCCTCGCCGCCTTCTTCCCCATGACGGGAAGCTTTGATTGATTGGTCTGAGTAATTTAACATGGAGATGACCTCTGCCAGCTCTTCCACTAGAGTAAACTTATGATTTTTGTATATCAAGAGATCTTTAGACAGAAGCGAACGAGTCGAGATTTGCAGCAAAAGATCCATTTTTTCATCGTCCAGTTCCCCAAAATAAACCTGCCTCAAGGCATTCCCCTGCTCAAAATAACCTTCGCTGTAAAAACAATAAATTAATTCCTCAATAGAAAGTGAAACTTTATTCATGTTTCCCTCCTAGCCCCCAAATCCAAGGATTGATTTTGCTCCGCTCAAAAGGCCTGAAGCATGTTCTTTCACATTATTAAAACCATCCTTTACCTTGCTGACACCTGAAGCAATCGCCTCAGTTCCTTTATGGATCCCATCTTTAAAATGCAGGGCTGTTTTATCAACCCATGCAGGAGTTTTATCAGCAATCTTGTCGCCAACCCAGCTGCCTATAAAACCGCCGACAGAAGCACCGACAACTGTGCCTACAGGGCCGAACACACTTAGAAGAGCCCCGCCTGCTACGGCTCCTGCGACAGAGGTTGCAGATACAACCGTCGTTTTATATACGGCACTGCCTACCACTTTCGCGTTCTCTTCTTTCAACTTCTCACCGCTATACATATTATAATTTTCAGTGATTTTTATTCCTGCGCCAATTGTTTCGGCTCCCGCTGTTATCAGTACGGCCAGTGCCGCATTTGATTTTCCGAGCCTCAACCCGTTTTTCAATACACTACCCGCATTATTTTTCACTGCATTGAGCATCGTTCCGCCCTTGGCATCATCCATAAGCTTGGAAACGCTGTTGCTAAGGCCTGCTATATCCTTCGGAAAATAATTGGCCGCCCGCTTATAAATAAGTTCAGATAAGGTTTTTTTGCTAAAGGCTCTGGTAGGACTGACCATCAACCGTGCAAGCATATTCATTTTAGAGCTTTCAATCCTATGAATTATGCTAGCCATAGGCAATCGCATCTTACCCAGTAAAACATCATCGACTACCTGGAACTTGCGCAGTACTCCATCAATATCCGCGAACCTGAATCCAAGCAGGTGCATGAGTCCTGCACCAGCAGAATATTGCGCACCATGGAGAAAATCCACCCATCTGCCATAAGTATTATTGTACGTTTCATATAAATTACTCGCAAAGTGCCCATCAATCTGCTTCCTTGCCGCCTCAATCGCCTTATTGACAGCGTCTGCCTGGCGATTCACCCGGTTTTCGGAATTCGCATATCGGTCGGCGGATTGAATGGTGAAAGACTTCAGCTGCTTCATATGCATTTCAATTCGGTCCGAGGAAGCCGAAGCACGCCGAAACTGGCCGCTAATTCCATTGCGCCCAAGTATTCGTGGATCCACACTGCTCCTCACACTGGCAACATTATTCTGGATGCTTTGCAGTCTGCTGATTGTATGACTTAGGCCTGAAACAGAATTATTGATATCATTGATGTTGAATACAATTTTTGAAGACAAGGACCTTCACTTCCTGTTAAAAAAATTTACAAACAACACCAATGAGTTGGTGAAGTTTTCCACTTTTTATTATAGTTGAGAACGTTTTTTAATTAAATATCATTACCTGAATATAGGTTAAAAGGTTGATTTAACCAGTTAGAAATCAAGGTCTTTTTACCCAATGGAGTTGGTGACTAAACCTGATTCTCAACAAAAATCTAATTCACCACTGTAAAGATCGTTCCTCTTCGGCATAGACAAACCATTGCAATACTTCATCACAGTAACGGTTCTGCCCTATGTATCTTTTTTATCAAGCCGATTGTTACCAATCGCACAGCTAACCGTTTCAAGAAATGACTGTGAATATTAATCACCGAGTTTCAACCAGCCTGCATATCATAAAGCTCTTCAAAATAAAGCTCCTGAAACTTCTTGTTCAGAATCCCGGTAAAATAAGCAATTGGGTTCTTCACTTCCACCTTCGACTTCAGCTTCCGGACGAGTTGTTTGAAGGAGTCTAGTGACACGGATAACAGAATATCTGCTTCTTGTTCATAGTTGTGACGGTAGGCAGCGACCATGCTCATCCGCCAGAATTCCTCAATTGATTTTGCGGTTGGGTAAAAGTATTTTACAAGATTAACGAAATCGCTCGGAACCCTGTCACTGACAAAAAGATGATCTTCCGGTGCTTGTTCAGCAGTGAGTTTTAACGCCTGGATTGTGGATGATTGTTCTTCAGCAGCCTTTTCTTCACGTTTATTATCCTTTTTAATGTTAGTTTCAGAAGGAATGATAGTTTTATATTGGTGGCTCAATTGATCGCCATCCGGTAGTTCATTCATCGGGAAACGATTGAACACATACAGGTTGCTAGACTGTGAGCCATTCTTGCGCGCAGTTTCATATACAGTGAAAATACCAATTTCACTAGCCTTCAGGATCATCCTTTTAAAAGTAGAACGGGAAATCCCCATCTCCCCATACTCCTCATAAATCGCCTTCAGGACCGTCCCGATCTTGGCATTCGCCACCCCAGGAACCTTCGCAGCAAAACGAGCCAGCCGCTTCAACCCAATCAACTCACCCTTACTGAAAAAACGCTTCTTATCCTCCATCCACATCTCAAAATGATTGTTAAACTCCTTCAACGAACCAAACTGTGAATACTCCGCAAAACTCTCAACAACCGCCGATTTAATTGTCAAGCTAATGCACCACCCTTTCACCCTTTATATATGGATGGAAGGGTGGAAAGGACAGGGTGTGGAGCGGGGGAATGTGGCTGTTTTGTGAACACTACTAAAAAGAACATACTGATGCGTAATTTACGCCAAGAGTACACTTTCCTTAAAGTCATATCTCCTGAAATTGCTATATAAACTAAAAGTTTTAATGTCGCTCTTGTGTCCTAATATTCATCAAACCTCTACCTACAAGCTTATAAAGATTCAATTATAAGATTGTAACCTTATTCCAGAGGGGGTATAATTAATGGAAGATATTTCAATTTTATAAAAGAACGGAGTTGATAGAATGGATTTTATTTCAATAGATTTTGAGATTGCGAATAATAGTTTGACCAGTGCCTGTTCAATGGGTATTACCTTTGTCCATGACAACGAGATCATCGATGAAAAGTATTATCTAATACATCCACCTACAAACAATTTTGACCCTGAGATGACTGCTGTGCATGGGATTGAGCCTCGACATGTCCTTTCAGCACCAAAATTCAATAATATTTGGGAGGAAATCAACCATCATTTCAAGGATACTTTTATCGTCGCACATAATGCACAATTTGATATGAGCGTCCTATACGCTTGCCTAAAAGAATATGAATTAGAGGTACCGGATTTCAGTTATATTTGCAGTATCCCTATAAGTACCAAGGCTACTCGCGGTTTAAAAATTGGGAATTCATTAAAAGAAAGAGCAGAGCATTTTAGCATACAACTTCCCGAGCACCATAATGCATTGGCAGATGCTCGTGCTTGTGCTGAACTTGTCATCAAAAGTGTCGAGAGTAAGAACTACACATCTTTAAAATCATATTTAACAAAGCACAAAAGCATTCCAGTGAGAAAATTCTCTGAACTCAAACCACAAACACATCTCTACAAAAGAAAAACCTTCAATAGAGTTAAGCCATCCGAGATAACATCTACCGTAGACCACTTCAACGAGGAACATCCTTTTTACAATAAAAACTTTGTCTTTACTGGTGAACTCCAGGCTATTGACAGAAAAGCCGCCATGCAAAGGGTTGTGAACCTAGGCGGGATAATTAAATCCGGGGTTTCAAGTAAAACTGATTACGTTATTGTTGGGCATCAAGACAAATCTTTGGTTGGTGAAAAAGGATTAAGTACAAAAGAAGTAAAGGCTTATAGCCTTATAGAGCAAGGAATAGAGATAACAGTACTTAATGAAAACGAGTTTACAAATTTACTAAATGTACGAACTGAGGTGTAATCATGAGAGAAGCACTCCATGTTATAGACAAAGAAGTCATCACACTCCCACATTCAACAGATGAAGATAGGGTTAACAACTTAAAAAAACTAGCCCAGAAAAATCTTTTTGTATGTCCCTATTGTCAGGCTAAGTTAATTGTGAAGGCTGGGGATGAGCGAGGACTTTATTTTTCACACCTTCATTCTGAAGCATGTGAACCATCTAAAAAAGTCGATCAAGCGGAGAGAAAATATAAAAGACAAATTGAGAGAGAAACCAAAAATCATACTGTAATAGTCAACATACTTCATGATGAGATATCTACACAGGCCAAAATAAGAGCAAACATAAGTGTCAAATATGGATACAAAGCAAAGTTTGACTTAAAAGAGTATCCGGATATTTGGGTTAAAATTGGAGCTAAAGAATTTGCTCTCTCTGTTATTACAAATGTCTCCTCTTCTTATGATAGTAAACTTTCTAATCAAATCATAAAAAGACACCAATATTTTGAGGAACAAGGAATGGAACCAATCTGGTTCATAGAAAAGAAAGAGCAATCAGTTGAACTGGAGAAGAACGCCATTGTTCTTTGGGATGCAGAATTAGCAATCTCTTCAAAAACTGAAGAAGATCACCTATGGGACAGTTTACTTTCGGAAGTCATTGAGGATAGGGAGTTTTTCACCTATTTCAATTATCCCTTTTAC belongs to Mesobacillus subterraneus and includes:
- a CDS encoding exonuclease domain-containing protein, which produces MDFISIDFEIANNSLTSACSMGITFVHDNEIIDEKYYLIHPPTNNFDPEMTAVHGIEPRHVLSAPKFNNIWEEINHHFKDTFIVAHNAQFDMSVLYACLKEYELEVPDFSYICSIPISTKATRGLKIGNSLKERAEHFSIQLPEHHNALADARACAELVIKSVESKNYTSLKSYLTKHKSIPVRKFSELKPQTHLYKRKTFNRVKPSEITSTVDHFNEEHPFYNKNFVFTGELQAIDRKAAMQRVVNLGGIIKSGVSSKTDYVIVGHQDKSLVGEKGLSTKEVKAYSLIEQGIEITVLNENEFTNLLNVRTEV
- a CDS encoding DUF5381 family protein is translated as MEEHNIKVSEGKVEILYTNPGAGCMVSSALFGTLLSAFVLFVVAPDSGFVRGFLSIVIGMIGLVFSGSILLKLISVILSGKTLLTIESGLLICRKDHVPINEIKDIKWGGSSLKYLVVQTTNKKNIKFPTYNLVGEEKVNQVIQEYLVPHATPELKLKWEKRMGNKGA
- a CDS encoding DUF5381 family protein, encoding MENEMQENNIKVYDDRVEVVYTSGGAGCLLTGGGIMFLASLFILFYIVPTSGVVRAFIGVIIGGIGFLFISTMLIKVLRAILTGKAVYTVQDGYFKGKNKAVAIKDITDMKWAGSSLKYLAIKTTNKKTVKLSSYNLVPEEKVNQVINDYVVPYATPEFKENWNKRMSNKGA
- a CDS encoding competence protein CoiA family protein, with translation MREALHVIDKEVITLPHSTDEDRVNNLKKLAQKNLFVCPYCQAKLIVKAGDERGLYFSHLHSEACEPSKKVDQAERKYKRQIERETKNHTVIVNILHDEISTQAKIRANISVKYGYKAKFDLKEYPDIWVKIGAKEFALSVITNVSSSYDSKLSNQIIKRHQYFEEQGMEPIWFIEKKEQSVELEKNAIVLWDAELAISSKTEEDHLWDSLLSEVIEDREFFTYFNYPFYNESVEIDVRSMYYIYSSEDRVVVKVQRFLKDRTDKPYRSFLLNSGYEIPFSEALTIKDEFLLSNSNSEDEHRKNFLNKYQQAKESFIAEQRRQEEEKQQEKEKKRQLLQQLLDQKQHTSPSKIGENLSYADLKILLREKIHLKQREQMELWNYFMPRIGLNNSALVWNLVVEHGCTTFDELRNVLKSHLR